The following proteins are encoded in a genomic region of Penaeus chinensis breed Huanghai No. 1 chromosome 10, ASM1920278v2, whole genome shotgun sequence:
- the LOC125029664 gene encoding anti-lipopolysaccharide factor-like, whose amino-acid sequence MTTEKIVYKRGFRGWISLVLPCASLWTHAYKGPSVNCFELRGTMTSSTSRASVFPLVCFLLIASASARPQLGDILGSLVTTFVENAVKTTETTILDNYCLLSRSPYLKKLEVHYRAELKCPGWTTIVGKGRDHTNPTNSELDAIKDFIRQALEKGLVTDEEAAQYL is encoded by the exons ATGACGACTGAGAAAATCGTGTATAAAAGAGGTTTCCGAGGCTGGATTTCCCTAGTCCTGCCGTGCGCTTCACTCTGGACACACGCTTACAAAGGGCCTTCCGTGAATTGTTTCGAATTAAGAG GCACGATGACGTCATCCACATCCAGAGCTAGCGTGTTTCCCCTTGTCTGTTTCCTGCTGATCGCCTCTGCCTCTGCTCGTCCTCAGCTCGGAGACATCTTGGGCTCGCTTGTTACAACTTTCGTGGA GAATGCAGTCAAGACCACAGAAACCACGATTCTTGATAACTATTGCTTGTTGAGTCGCAGTCCTTATCTGAAGAAGCTGGAAGTTCATTACAGAGCTGAACTGAAGTGCCCCGGGTGGACTACCATTGTCGGGAAAG gtAGAGACCACACGAACCCTACCAACTCGGAACTGGATGCCATCAAGGATTTCATAAGACAGGCTCTTGAAAAGGGTCTCGTGACTGATGAGGAAGCTGCACAGTATCTCTaa